GGCGCAAAATTTCAGCTCTTGTGTAAAAATTTAGGCAAGAAGTCTTGATCTGTATGTAAAGCCTCTTGCAATTTTAGTCGCCTAGAGTCAATTGCTAAAGCCAAAGAGAAAACAAGGAATATGATGTTCAGCAGATCCAGAATGAAATTGATCGCCCTAACCTTAGTTTTAGCTAGCCCGATTGGTGGCTTCGGCATTACTGATAAGCAGGCCACAGCGGCAACAATCGCACCAACAACTTTACAGACCATAGACCACAGCACGATCGCCCAGGCCAATAAGCAGTATGAATGTCAGCAGATCGCTAATGTGTTTAGCATGGGGAATGGCTTCCAGAATACTGGCAATTTAAACTCTTCCCAGAACCTGATTGATAATTTGCTGGTGGGGATGCAGGGCTTGAGCCTGAGCGATCCCAAGTTGCGAAGCTTGCAAACTCGCTATATTCAGTATTTTAGTGCGGCTAGCCAAACCCTGACCGCCGGGAGTCAGTCGGCCAATGATGATGCCCAATTAGAACGATTAATCACCCTTGCCCAGGTAAATAGCAGCCTTGGTAGTTCTCTGGGGCAGGAATTGGTGGAATATTGTTTGCAATAGATCACCAGCTATTGATAAGGGGGCATCAGTTTTTTAAATTGAGCGCTCCCATTACGGATAAATAAAAATACTAAACAAAAAAAGACGATCGCGCCTAAATTTTAGGGGCAGCGATCGCCATATATTATGCAGATTTATCAGCGAACTGACTAACCGCTTGAGATTACTTAAAACTACTTAGACAAACACCAAATCAGTGACGGTGTTAATCATCTGCTGCTGCACGATCGCCACCAGATCGCCACCGTTGAAGATGCCCTGACCAGTGAGATTATTTACCGTGGTATTCGGCACAAACGTATAGTCGGCCAACATGCCATTCAGCACGATCGTATCCGCGCCAGAGTTGAAATCGCTGATGTAGGCAAAGTCGGCATTACCGTTACCCAGGTAATATGCACCAAAGCTAGCGCCGAGGATAAAAGTATCTGCACCAGCACCGCCACCACCAGTGAGGCGATCGAATTCTCCAGTACCAGTGCCGCCGCAAGCACCATCCATCGTGTCGTTGCCTGCCCCACCGTTGAGGAAGTCATTGCCCAGGCCACCACCAAGGAAGTCATTACCTAAACCGCCATTGACCCGATCGATGCCATCACTGCCGAACAGGCTGTCATCACCACCGTTGCCATTGATTGTGTTGTTATTGGCATCACCGACGATCGTGTCAGAGCCGGGGGTACCAAAGGAAGTATTACCAAAGACCAGAACACCCGCGGAGTTTTGCAATTCAAACGCACCGATGTCAATTCGGCCACCAAAGACCCGATCGAAGCCTGTACCACGCTGATCGAAGTCAGGGGGAGCGACGAAGTTAGGATCGCCATTGTTGATCGCTACGCTACAGCCATCGCCCAAAGCATGAGTTTCAGTTGGGCCACCATTGTCGGCCAGGGGAGAAAGGCCAGGATCGATCGGATCCATTGCCGTGCCCACAAAGTCATCGTTGGCGTTGGGAATGCCAGCGGGGAAAATACCCTCAACGCTAGTATTATCACCGATCAGGTTAAAACCACTGGAAACAATTGGACTACCATTAGAGTCGAAAATATCGGGGCTATTGGTAATAGCAGTATTGGTAGCAATAATTGTATTACCAATGGTCAGGCTAGTTGTATAGGTGGAAATCCCACCCCCAAAATTTGCTTCGTTCTCAGCGATCGTGGTGTTATTGATATCTACAGTAGAAATACCAAAGTAAGCTCCGCCACCAAAGTCTGCGGCAGTATTACCACTAATGGTACTGTTGGTAATATCAACAGTATCTCCATCAAAGACAAAAAGGCCACCACCTCCAGGAGCTCCAAAGAAAGGAGCGGCATTCCCATTGGTGACGTTGCTGCTAATAGTGCTGTTCTCAATTGTGAGCTGATTATTGTTAAATATATAAACACCGCCACCCCCTTCGCCATCGGCAGTGTTGCCACTAATAGTTGTATCAGTGATCTCAACGGTATTATTGTAAAGGCTGAATGTACCACCGCCAGCTCCACCGGCACTGTTGCCACTGATGGTACTTTCAGTGATAGTTAGGCTAGGATTGGGATTCATACCACTAGCTGCATAGGTATGAACCCCACCACC
The sequence above is a segment of the Pseudanabaena sp. PCC 7367 genome. Coding sequences within it:
- a CDS encoding choice-of-anchor Q domain-containing protein, whose product is MAVINVTTTLDENDGGLGLGVGDSLREAIIEANTNADAVDTIVLESGLIYTLTLVGAGEDVAATGDLDILNADTITIETDGAAQATVDATGLGDDRIFDVLNAGATLNIDNLVLTGGNVTAAGEDGGAIDLISGATLNVTDSTITGNTADNAGGGIAGYNDHTISIINSEITNNTATNSYGGGMYFYDGGTATITGSTISGNTAADDGGGAHFHDDWNATITDSFINNNYTSDDGGGLHFQDYGIVNITNTTISGNTADSDGGGLYFANDGNLTLTNSIVSNNDAANDNGGGIYGNNGNDITITLSTVSGNTSGGDGGGVHTYAASGMNPNPSLTITESTISGNSAGGAGGGTFSLYNNTVEITDTTISGNTADGEGGGGVYIFNNNQLTIENSTISSNVTNGNAAPFFGAPGGGGLFVFDGDTVDITNSTISGNTAADFGGGAYFGISTVDINNTTIAENEANFGGGISTYTTSLTIGNTIIATNTAITNSPDIFDSNGSPIVSSGFNLIGDNTSVEGIFPAGIPNANDDFVGTAMDPIDPGLSPLADNGGPTETHALGDGCSVAINNGDPNFVAPPDFDQRGTGFDRVFGGRIDIGAFELQNSAGVLVFGNTSFGTPGSDTIVGDANNNTINGNGGDDSLFGSDGIDRVNGGLGNDFLGGGLGNDFLNGGAGNDTMDGACGGTGTGEFDRLTGGGGAGADTFILGASFGAYYLGNGNADFAYISDFNSGADTIVLNGMLADYTFVPNTTVNNLTGQGIFNGGDLVAIVQQQMINTVTDLVFV